From a region of the Tachysurus fulvidraco isolate hzauxx_2018 chromosome 5, HZAU_PFXX_2.0, whole genome shotgun sequence genome:
- the si:zfos-323e3.4 gene encoding volume-regulated anion channel subunit LRRC8E: MIPVNEFRNITSEQNPRFRVLKPWWDVFSEYLCITMLMIGVFGCTMQLTQEKISCLPDRFTGDADESMDCSYLQNPRENESLWEHAITKNIAPNIVEVFGRKNDLDIHQYIFINSFCYERAVHWYGKYFPYLVVIHTMIFMVASSFWFKFPGTSSKIELFVSILGKCFDSPWTTRAISEVSEDREDMVTWKKNCTPKASAVESPDVEDKSAAFIRSTSVVSNREQNVLEPEHAASVLDKKEGEQAKALFEKVRKFQTHVEEADLLYLMYVLQTSLKVLKFAIITIYSVFLVPNIQIVVTCRVPPDLTGFGLFCCNNNKAHLFSKLAYCYIGFVGVYGLLCIYSLYWLFHRPLKAYSFEHVRLETGINDIPDVKNDFAFLLHLSDQYDPLYSKRFAVFLSEVSENRLSQVNLNHEWPIKKLRTRLSRNASDRLELHLFMLPGIPSTVFDMPEVESLKLEQINNVIIPGTVTQLAALQEISLIHCPARLQLEALTYLRENLKVLRITFGNLEQIPLWMYTLTNLEELHLSGPLTNELHRGATLDTLRELKNVRVLTLRGKLAKIPSSVVDVGGQLLRLRVHNEGGRLHAFSCLKKLANLATLELIGCELERLPSAIFSLTNLQQLDLKENRLTTVEEILSLQHCRRLSTLRLWHNSIQYIPDQINKMRSLETLDLSWNKIHKLSLQLCFCTKLRHLDLSHNQLISLPSEIGILQSLWHLSVAYNSLEVLPEELFSCKRLRTLELGNNRIAFLSHRVGNLAHLVCLELKGNRLETLPVELGDCNLLKLSGLIVEDSLIDMLPLYVKDKMKER, from the exons ATGATTCCAGTTAACGAGTTCCGAAACATTACCTCGGAACAAAATCCTCGGTTCCGAGTTTTAAAGCCATGGTGGGACGTCTTCTCGGAGTACCTGTGCATAACTATGCTAATGATCGGTGTCTTTGGATGCACCATGCAG CTGACACAGGAAAAGATCTCCTGTCTCCCCGATCGCTTTACTGGAGACGCAGATGAAAGCATGGACTGCAGCTACCTCCAAAATCCCAGAGAGAACGAGAGCTTGTGGGAGCATGCCATCACCAAGAACATCGCCCCGAACATAGTAGAGGTGTTCGGCCGGAAGAACGACTTGGACATTCACCAGTATATCTTTATAAACAGTTTCTGCTATGAAAGGGCAGTGCATTGGTATGGCAAGTACTTCCCCTACCTGGTGGTCATCCACACAATGATCTTTATGGTAGCAAGCAGTTTCTGGTTCAAATTCCCTGGGACATCATCCAAGATTGAGCTGTTTGTTTCAATCCTGGGGAAGTGCTTTGACTCCCCCTGGACTACTCGAGCAATTAGTGAGGTGTCTGAGGACAGAGAAGACATGGTCACATGGAAGAAAAATTGCACACCAAAAGCATCTGCGGTAGAAAGTCCTGATGTGGAAGATAAATCTGCTGCCTTTATTCGTTCCACATCTGTTGTGTCTAACAGAGAGCAGAATGTGTTGGAGCCTGAGCATGCTGCCTCTGTCTTGGACAAAAAGGAAGGTGAGCAAGCCAAGGCTCTGTTTGAGAAAGTGAGAAAATTCCAGACTCATGTAGAAGAGGCAGATCTTCTCTACCTCATGTATGTTCTCCAGACATCACTTAAGGTGCTAAAATTTGCTATTATCACTATTTATAGTGTTTTCCTTGTACCAAATATTCAGATTGTGGTGACTTGCAGAGTTCCCCCTGACCTGACTGGGTTTGGTTTGTTCTGCTGTAATAACAACAAAGCACATCTCTTCTCAAAACTAGCCTACTGTTACATTGGATTTGTTGGTGTGTATGGGCTACTATGCATCTATTCGCTCTACTGGCTCTTCCATCGGCCACTGAAAGCATACTCCTTTGAGCATGTGCGTCTGGAAACAGGGATCAATGACATACCTGATGTAAAAAATGACTTTGCATTCCTCTTGCACCTCAGCGATCAGTACGACCCTCTCTACTCTAAGCGTTttgctgtgtttctctctgaaGTGAGTGAGAATAGGTTGAGTCAGGTGAACCTCAATCACGAGTGGCCAATCAAGAAACTCCGGACACGTCTCTCAAGGAATGCCAGCGACCGCTTAGAACTGCACTTGTTCATGTTGCCAGGCATACCCAGCACTGTGTTTGATATGCCTGAAGTAGAATCTCTGAAGCTGGAACAGATCAATAATGTAATCATCCCTGGCACAGTGACGCAACTTGCAGCTTTACAGGAGATTTCCCTCATTCACTGTCCAGCCAGACTTCAACTAGAAGCCCTCACCTACCTACGAGAGAACTTGAAAGTCCTTCGCATCACCTTTGGCAACCTAGAGCAAATCCCCTTGTGGATGTACACTTTAACAAATTTGGAAGAGCTCCACCTGAGTGGGCCACTCACCAATGAGCTCCATCGTGGCGCCACCTTAGACACCTTGCGGGAGCTGAAGAACGTTCGTGTTTTAACCTTGCGTGGTAAACTTGCCAAGATTCCTTCCAGTGTGGTGGATGTTGGTGGCCAGCTGCTAAGATTGCGTGTGCACAATGAGGGGGGCAGGCTGCATGCCTTCAGCTGTCTGAAGAAGCTAGCAAACTTGGCCACTCTGGAATTGATTGGCTGCGAACTGGAGCGCCTCCCCAGTGCAATCTTCAGCCTCACCAATCTGCAACAGCTGGATTTGAAGGAAAACAGGCTTACCACTGTGGAGGAAATCCTTAGTCTGCAGCACTGCCGCCGACTGAGCACACTCAGGCTATGGCACAACTCCATCCAATACATCCCTgatcaaatcaacaaaatgcgCTCACTTGAGACACTTGACCTGAGCTGGAACAAGATTCATAAGCTGTCGCTTCAACTTTGCTTTTGCACCAAGCTTCGGCACCTGGATCTCTCCCACAATCAACTCATCTCGCTGCCTTCTGAGATTGGTATCCTGCAGAGTCTGTGGCATCTTTCTGTAGCTTACAACTCACTGGAAGTGCTCCCAGAGGAGCTGTTCTCCTGTAAAAGGCTGAGGACTCTTGAACTCGGGAATAACAGAATTGCCTTTTTGTCTCATAGGGTTGGGAACTTGGCTCACTTGGTGTGTCTAGAACTAAAGGGTAACAGGTTGGAGACTTTGCCTGTCGAGTTGGGTGACTGCAACCTATTGAAGTTGAGTGGGCTCATTGTAGAGGACAGTCTGATTGATATGTTACCTTTGTATGTGAAAGACAAAATGAAGGAGAGGTGA